TGTTTATAGCCCTTGATGTGAATTCCAACAGATTAAATCACATTCTTAGGCATCCTCATCCCAAGATATCTTCTCAAAATGAGTTTAGGTCTGAACAAACTAGACAAGTAACGTGGGTTGTTACATGGCAATGCCTTCTtgtttcaaaatcaattttgatacaagcaaacaaaaacactATCCTATCCTATCAGCTGGGATCTCAAATTCGAGAAATTGTTTTAATGACGTTGAATTTCTACTGAATATCAATATACCATGAGTGCAAAAATTGGACAATTAACAAGAATTGGTCGTAATGCACGTGTGAGAACCCCCCTCTCCTTTTACTAGTTTAGACCATCGCTTGTATTATATTCTAaaaaggctttttatcacaaaacgtccatGACGTTTGCGAAACTATAGATTGCAttcttaaagtttttttgtatcactcatggtccctaacgttaatataggtgctcttaaatagtctcattgtcaaaaaaaactgttaaattCAGGGATATAATCGTCAAATCAATCTAAaattatgatatatatatatatattatttccttcccttctctctttctttctttttcttccttctctctttcttttcttcttctttctctccgcCAGATTTCTTATCTCAAATTACATGGCAGGGTGTGTGCTTGATGCATGAACACCACCCTAAATACAGAGGCAACATTGTCATTTACATGACTTAATTGTTTGTAAAACAATGGACTCAACTCAACCAAGGAAATTAGTGGTTTCAGAAACGAGGAGCCAATCGCCTAATCCTGGTTTTGGTTCTAAGATTCTTTATTGATGACagtaattataatataaacaaattaacTTTAGTTTTAATGGTAACTTAAGCCAGCCCTATTAGGCCACCAATTGGCAGAGTTTCTCAGGTTCCAGCCAAGACTTGTCCGACTTACATAAAAATCTCCTTCCCTccaattgaaatgaaaaaaccTGAGGCTGTAAAGTGCAACAGTACAAAATCCAGCAACATTTACCAGCATTTATATTCAAATCTGAAAACTACTAAAAAACAAGTGAAATTTATCCACGTTTCTCCCAACAAATGCTGCTGTAATGGAcctcattttcaaattttcattttcatcaatAATATTCTCACGACAAAGAATTTTATAGTTTTCATTCTAGAGATCTTACATGAAGTAGTTCTGAGTGAAACTAAAGAGACCTAACCCTTTACTTATATTTCCTTCCTTTTGTCAAGCAAtcaacagagagagaagagataaggAATCTGgcggagagaaagaagaaaaagaaaagaaagagagaaggaagaagaagaacgaaagagagaagggaaggaaaaaatatatatatatatatatatattataattttgaattgatttGACGGTTATATCTTTGGATTTATCAGTTTTTTTGACAGATGGACTATTTAAGAGTGCCTATATTAACGTTAGGGATCATGaatgatacaaaaaaactttaaaaatgcaatctgatagtttcgcaaATATTAAGGACGTTTTGCGATAAAAGGAGGGGGGAGGGTTGGGGTGGGGAGTGtttcaactttatttttttcgcctcaaaaaatatatttattatttatgggctaaaaaattaatcaaatagcAATTTTGAGATTGGGCTCAGACCAAGGCAACGCGGGCTTGGCCCATCTCCGCTGCTTTAGTTGTTATGAGTTTTACGGATGCTACTACTAGAAAGGGGGCGAGGGATGGAGAACAGCAGAAAATCGCTCGCAAAATCTTATATCTGAGTGCGTGGGAGGCTTGAAATTGAATGGCGTCTGGCACAGAGAGTGACGAAACAGCCGATACTCCACCCTTGTAAGCAAACCCACCTTCTTCCTCTTCgctttcaaatatatataagttttttgctttttatttttcttctgatttatatgattttttgtCGATATCCTAAACTTTCCTGGGGTTCGTGGGAGTTCATTTgatcttaattaatttctcaaaCGTTTTACCCATTTGATTGGAACAGAGAAAGAACTTGttcaatttgattgatttctACTGGTAATTGCAGGACAAATACCATATACAAGGACCCAGATGACGGCCGACAACGTTTCTTGCTTGAATTGGAATTCGTCCAATGTCTTGCAAATCCCACCTACATTCACTGTACTCACCTTTCACTttgctatttttctttctttttgcatttacTCTATCTTCATGGACATGCAGCATTGTTATAAAAGTACCTTATTCTTTGTCCATTTGCTACAGATTTGGCTCAAAATCGTTATTTTGAAGATGAGGCTTTCATTGGGTACTTGAAATATCTTCAATATTGGCAGCGTCCTGAGTATACGAAATTTATAATGTGAGTGAAAACCCATGTCTTATAATAACTTTGTGGTCATTTTtgtcttaaaaaaataataataactttgTGGTCATTTTGAGTTCATTGACTGGTCTACATTCTTTTATaaggtattttttttccaccCTTGATATAATTTCCTGTAACTATTCAGGTATCCTCATTGCCTATTTTTTCTTGAGCAACTTCAAAATGCCAACTTTCGCAACGCAATGGCCCATCCTGTTAACAAGGTCAATTTCTGATGCTTCTATGTTGTTCTCATTTAAGTCACTTCTGGAATAATGTTTTCCTCCCTTAAAATTTAAAGTGTTTGGAGCTATATATTGGAGTTAGCAGTAAATTCATCTGGTTCTTGTAAGTTTTAGGAATTGGCACATAGGCAGCAATTCTACTTCTGGAAGAACTATAGGAACAACCGTTTGAAACATATATTACCGAGACCCCTTCCTGAACCTGTTGCTGCACCTCCTACTCCTGCTCCACCTCAACAACCTGTGCCTCCTGTGCCAGCTACAACTGTTTCGGTGACAGCAAATGCTCCAGCCCCTTCTCCTATGCAGTATGCTGCCCCCCCTGGGTCTGCTCTTGCAAAAAACGAAGCAAGGAATAGTGGGGTTGATCGAAGAAAGAGGAAGTATGTtgattcttttattttatttttttcgtcaTTGTGGAAGCACAAGTTTTCTGCAattttttaaccaaaaaaccATACTAGATCAGTGTCCTGATTTATGCATGTGGTTATTACTATAGGAAAGAAGGTTAACTTGACAATATCATACATAATAACAGCAATGGAAAATATATCAGGTGAGGtaagttttaatttcttgGTCTTCAGGCTTATGAGATTAGCATTATTTCTTATTCAAATTCTATGATACAATGAGCAAGCTCATATGATACGGTCCAAGTTTTTCAAATATGGTAGATAATTGTATAGCATTATGATAAATGTCTAATATCCACCCTttctgcatttttcttttgcttctttgATAGTGATTGGTGAATTCATGAAATCTTTATGCTTTATGAAATTCTTGGTTAGCAGTAGTCTTCAGTAACTTGTATATCTGATTCCACATGTTCCATCAGATCAATTATGCATTTTTCAATGCCaggggaaaaaataaagaaccaAAGAAGTTTTCTTTCCATGGCTGGctcccattttcttctttggtgCAAACTGGGCAGCTGTGCCAGGTCTTTGTGAACATGTCATGCCACTCCTAAGTGTTCATCATgctacagtttttttttttctttctcctccccACCTTTTATATGGCGATGATGATGTGCTCTTATTAAACTACACCTCTCAGGATGAGAACAGCTACTCTGTAGTTGTTCTTTGAGCAGATCTAGTAAAACATCTGAGCCATTTGGCGGGAGTGAATTATAAGATGCTTATTCAGCTTCACCATCCTGCCAGGCttaatgtatttttttggaaGGGActgggttttatttatttatttatttaaaatctttgATGTTTTGGTTGGGGGTAGGGGTGGGGgcactttaatttttgtttgccTACACATTAGGAAAATGCGTTGTGGTAACGGGGTCCTTTGTATCAAATGTCTTGCACAATGTTCATTCAAATTAAAGTATGTGCTCAAGTATTCTAAGTGCAATTGCATTCTTACCGTTTTTGTTGACCATTTGGGTTTATGGATGGTCTGCGATATTTGTTACCCAATGACAGAATCTTGGCATGTTTAAAATTCACAACATTATGAAATCTTCAGAAGAAATAGCCTTTGGCTGGGATATATAAGTATTTCTATAACATTTTGTATGTGTAAACCATATTTCATGCTTTTATCTATTCATTTTGAAAGTTTTGTCACTGATTGTAGGAGAATGGTCAAGAACTGAAGGTGCAGGACTTTCCATCTTTCAGAGAGATTTTGACATTATAATGTTAGTTCCTTTGAGACACTTTATGAGCACACGTGGGAGTTCAGTGAGACTGTGACCATAGCACAGAACTTTTAGAAGATAATCTGGTAGTTATCTTTGTACTGAATTGTATACCTTGTAAGTTGTAAGATTGCCTACTTATTATGGTTGGAATAGATTGCTTGGAGGATAATTTATTTCCTCGAATAGTTTCGATTTAGTTGAGGTGCCTAACTCAAAAATGTCCTTTGATTGTGTTGTCAATCAATTTGCTTCTAGTTGGTCTGAGTTGAATGATTTTGgtttgccttttgtttttctcccAATGAGAACTCCTCCATGATCAGATCATATTGCGAATTAATGGTTTGATTTGTTAAATTGTGTTTCTTTCAATGTCTCCTCCAAGCTGATGTACCAAGTCCCAGCAACATTCTCTATTGGATTCTAAGATACAACATTAATTTGCTGAAAACCAGGTTATGGATGGATTTGTGCAGAACATGAATTGTTTCTTGAGACGCCGGCTGATAGGACACGTAATGAAAACGTTAAAAAGATGGTGTGTTTGTTCTTGGCATTGCTTACTTGCAGAACAACCAAAGCAAAATTGAGTTTTGATAGCACAACACAAATAAAAGTGTTGTTTGTGTAATCTAGTAGGGTAAAAACGACATTGTCTATTTAGCCTTATTCACGAATTGACCCCCGACCGAGGTCTGTTGTCTGTCTTATTGGAAATTGGCCAATTGGTCCCTTTTGCAGTTGAGACCTGTTCGGATACTCTCAGGCTCAGTTCTAATTTTCCATATCCATCcttcttctttatcttcttCAATTCCTCACCTACCTTTCCAAAGCATACCTGTCCACCTCATTCCCAATACGCGGCGAAGCGTGGTCCAACTTAATAACCTGGCCCACGTCAATTCCCACGCCACGTGGATAATACTGATTAGCGACGTAAAGGTAAGGTAGGAGGGGGATGGATTGGGATGCCACATCATCCTCCGGTCGTTGAACTGCCCAGATAAGCCTTCTTCCGAACTACGTGGATGCCAAATATAATAATtgtaatagaaaaaaaattcatttgtttATAGAAACAACGGTCGTTATATGCATGCACATCAATTTTCACGTGAAAATCTGGCCCCCTAATTTCTGCTACGGTGAATCTAAAATAGCTGGCTTTGCTTGACTACTGTATACATTTACCATTATGCCCTTGAAGGTCAATAGTAACACATCAGCTTAGTGCTGTGATTGACCGAGCTCCTCAAGCTTATCCCTACAATGTGGTTAGGTGTTtacacctctctctctctctctctctctctttctttctccaaCATCTCTAAGCAAATCCATAACATCACCAACAGTGGCTGGCTGGCACCTTCATTTTCAACCACTCTTTCCCTATATATACTCACCAACCACTTCACTCTTTTTTATATCACCATTTGCTTAGCTCTCTTTGTCGTCTTCAATTTTCACCTTCTCACAAATCCCATTGCGTTATTTTGGCCACCACCCAATTTTTATTCCCTTTGGCTTGGAGTTTTCCTTCTGTATCTTGAAAAGTTTTCCCATCACTTTCTCTTTTCTGGGTAGTCtctgtttttgagttttgttggCAGCCATGAACGCCCTCGCCGCAACAAGCCGCAATTTTCGCAACGCGGCTCGTATTCTTGGATTGGATGCTAAGATTGAGAAGAGTCTCTTGATCCCTTTCAGAGAGATCAAGGTTCATCGGCTGTTACTTTTTGGTCTTTTGATTAAAGTTTGATTATAATCTGATCAATTGTGATTGTTTCTCGAGAAATTATTGAACTTTGTCTGTTGTGGTCGATAAGGTGGAGTGCACAATTCCAAAGGACGATGGAAGCTTGGTTTCGTACGTTGGGTTCAGAGTGCAACATGATAATGCACGTGGGCCAATGAAGGGAGGGATCAGATATCATCCTGAGGTGATGTGTTTCGTTTTGTTTCTGTTGCgtttttgtcttttgctttgttctttttcatgaTCTGTTTATTTTGTGTTCTGCATAATGtcatttgggttttggggtgtttttggattttctgTGTAGATCCAATGATTTGATTGCTTTCTGAGATAAAGCTGAAAGATCATCATACTTTACAAAAAGGTCAGGAGGGAAGAGTAATAATTGAAGATAAAAACTTTGAGTCCTAACTTTTGACCACTAATCGAATTGGTATAatttgcaaaaataaataaattttacatGAAGAAATATGTAGTTTAAGACCAAATAACAATAAATTACGCTTTTGGGTAcctgtattttgttttggcttaCAAAAGTCAGCTAATTGGTTTGGCTAAACAGTTCATGTGTAAAGTAATCATTCAAGGTTCTGTCTTTGCACAGGTCCCTTAAGTAGTTATGTTTTCAACAAATGTCATTTTACTTGTTTATTTGTCACTTagcctttcttcttttcttatgAGAACTGAGAACCCAGATTCCAGATCATTTCCCCTGTTTCGCGCCAACAATATACAATGTTTCACATTTCTCTAGTCCAGTCCACATTTCTAGGAGATGATTTCACATAGAACCTCTGCCTGGCCTTTAAAAGAGTTCAAAACCAGCAGCATAAATTAGAGAAATGTATATGCTTTTTTGTGAATTCTATATTgaaagttttcttattttgtttttaaaggTTGATCCGGATGAAGTAAATGCCCTGGCCCAACTTATGACCTGGAAGACTGCTGTGGCGGACATTCCATATGGTGGAGCAAAGGGTGGAATTGGATGCACCCCAAGGGAGTTAAGTAAAAGTGAGTTGGAGCGTCTGACTCGTGTCTTCACTCAGAAAATCCATGATCTCATTGGAACTCATACTGATGTTCCTGCACCTGATATGGGCACCAATGCCCAGACAATGGCATGGATTTTGGATGAGTACTCCAAATTTCATGGTCACTCACCAGCTGTTGTGACTGGAAAGCCCATTGTAAGTACCGAACACTGTGAAATTGGGACACATAAGTAGCATATAGAAATTCTCTCATTCTTATCTAAGTTGTCTcttgtgtttgtgtttttagGATCTTGGGGGATCACTAGGTAGGGAGGCTGCAACTGGACGCGGTGTTGTTTTTGGAACGGAAGCTTTACTTGCAGAATATGGGAAGTCAGTTAAAGATTTGACTTTTGTTATTCAGGTAGAATCATTTGACATTGTCTTCTTTGTTAAAAACGTTTTGTGATCATATCAAAAATGATTGTTTTGTTAACTTTTATAGGGTTTTGGAAATGTGGGATCCTGGGCAGCAAGGCTTATACACGAGAGAGGTGGTAAGGTTATTGCTGTGAGTGACATCACTGGCGCAATTAAGAACCCAAATGGAATTGATATCACGGAGTTGATTAAGCACAAGGAAAGCACTGGGAGTTTATTAAATTTCGGTGGTGGAGATAACATGGACCCTAATGAACTGCTAGTACATGAATGTGATGTTCTCATCCCTTCTGCTTTAGGAGGAGTTCTGAACAGGTTTAACTCCTTTACCAACAAACTCACTGCTTTCCTTGGTGTTTCTTATTCTATGTTTTGCATTATCAattctcttccttctcctctctctttctctcccttcATTGACAAAAGAGTTAGTTTTTTAATTGCACTTATTTAATTCCACTTATTTTACTTATATCCGTCATTCTGCTGTAAAGGGAAAATGCTTCATCTGTGAAGGCCAAATTCATTGTTGAGGCAGCAAATCACCCTACTGATCCAGAAGCAgatgaggtattattgcaaattctTTCTTCTGAGATTTTAAGTTGGAGAAAAAGACGGTTACAATTCTGATGGATGATTTCTAATTGATGCAGATTCTATCCAAGAAAGGAGTTATAATACTCCCAGATATATATGCAAATGCTGGTGGTGTGACTGTTAGCTATTTTGAGTGGGTTCAGGTGACTGACAGAGGAAAAACTTTATCTCCTATTGATTTTTCTGAGTTTGATTAGGGACATAATTTAACATGCTGaaatttgattatattttGTCACAGAATATTCAAGGTTTTATGTGGGACGAAGAGAAGGTCAATAATGAGCTCCAAAGGTACATGACTCGGGCCTTCCATAACATCAAGAACATGTGCAAGACCCACGAGTGTAATCTCAGAATGGGTGCCTTCACATTGGGTGTAAACCGGGTTGCGCGTGCCACCGTCTTGAGGGGTTGGGAAGCATAAAGAGCTTCTGTCAGTCTGTTGGATTTCTTCTTTATCTCTTCAATACACAGTCACAGCTGAGGGCTGAAGAGGCAGCTTGAAGCCATTCTTAGTAACCTCCAAAATTCTCTGTTCTCTTTTTACGCAGTTAATTGTGGCATTTTTTTGGCAGATTTTGTATCGATTAGAGGAAGTGactaatgaagaaaaatatgattttcttGTTGCAATGTGGCTGAAATGATAATTTGGTGGTTGCTATTCTTATACTTGTATTAGCATTGTTATCATTTGACTTAAAGTTAATTACTCAGGTGAATTTGGCCACAATTTCTGGTTCATTGTTGGCTTTGAAAGAATGATTGTCCTTTAGCCTCCCttgtttataaaatataaagaaaatctAACTGAATTTATCCACCCAAGTTTTTATAGATAGTTTGCACCAAGTCTAGGGTGATTTAAACTATAAAGATTCAGTGAAAAATGCATATTAAATTTCTTGCTAGCAATTTTTACcaattctttgaaaaaatgTAAGTGGTTAAAGCAGATACAGTAAAGAGTTTGCCCATAACTTCACTGACAAAAATAAGGAAGGGAAGATAAGCTTCAAATTCCCAAGCATGGGCTTCCTCCCTACTTTCTATCTATAAGatcattttgaaaaaaaaaaaaaaagaacaagaaactGAAGCACCAAACTAGCAAGAACAAAGGAGGAGAGCTACCTTAAGATAAGGCATGGCTTCCTTGGCCATTTCTGCTTCATTGCAAACAGTTTGCAGCTCACATCAAGCCACTAAGAAACAACAGCCCAAATCCAGACCAGCTGCTCGCTCTTTGGGGACAAAAGAGGCCACCCATCATGTTGTTGCGCTGGATGTGAAAGCTCAAAATGGTTTAAACATAGAGAAGCAAGAGAAGTCTGCTTTACGCATCGATAGGCCTGAGGCCGAGGATGCTGCAGACTACAAATCACAGCATGGTTTGGGTACAGAATTGCCTGTTGTGGAGTTCAACGACGAGCGGTGGAAGAATGGGACGTGGGATCTAAATATGTTTTCCAAGGATGGCAAGTTGGACTGGGATGGCATCATTCTAGCAGGTGCTCTGCTCTAATTGGTCTCTCTCAGATTCATCACAAAAGTTGTGTTTCTATTGAAATATTCATGTTTTATATAGACTAATTGTTCTATGTTTATGtcctattttaaaattttttatacaTTCCGATCATCGATCAGTTCACACACACTTGCACTTCTTAGTTCTTAGAAATATGCATGCATTGCATTATTATATTTCTTAGTTCTAATTAGAACTATGTATCTTTTGCTGCATGAACTATTTTGGATATAGGTCGAGCGGCAATGGTTGGGTTCTTCATGGCATATGTTGTAGATGCTTTGACAGGGCTCGGTGTTGTAGGACAAACTGGCAACTTCATAAGCAAGGCAGGGTTCTTTGTGGCAGTCATTGCTATAATATTCATCAGGCGAACCCAAGATTTTGAGAACTTAAAGAAGCTAGCGGATGAAGCTACTTTCTATGACAAACAATGGCAAGCTTCGTGGATAGATCGAAATGCAACAAGTGGCTCTTTAGATCAAACTGGAAAGAAAATTTAAGCCTGCCTTCCAAGAGAAATTGTATTTATCTTGCTAGTAGGACCACAGAATGGTTTGTTAATCtctattattaaattacaATGACATAAtctaaatattttgtttgacCTAGATTTTTGTTCTCAACTCCAGTGCTGGTCAATGATCAATCCATAAACCATTCTAATTTACAATCCCCAAATTTTctgcttaattttttttttccctcttatAACGTTGGAGAACCAATTGACATTTCACTGCCTTATGCATTGTTCGTTTCTGAGACGGTCGTTGTGACATACGGTGGTCTAAGTTATGATAACTTGTTTGACTCCATGGTGGATGCATTACATGCAGCATTGGAGAAAGCAGGGGAGCCCCAAGTCGAAGTGGTGGTGTCCGAGAGAGGCTGGCCCTCCGATGGAAATAGGGAGGTGACAACACCAGCCACAAGTATACAATTCGAACCTAATAAGCCACGTTTATCCAATCAGTTTTCTgtgaacaaaaattaaaggacAAATCATAGTTTTAGTAACTTATGCGATTGATTATACAATTAGCTCAAAGAGCAATTAGAAAGCGTGTTTCTGGTCATAATTAGAGTGTGATTGTCTCCGAATAATGCAACATTGGTAGATTTTTTGACACTAGTCtcagtttttctttatgtgttATCCAATTTgactctctcttcttttcttttggtctgTTTTTGCCC
The Prunus dulcis chromosome 2, ALMONDv2, whole genome shotgun sequence DNA segment above includes these coding regions:
- the LOC117617883 gene encoding mediator of RNA polymerase II transcription subunit 31 isoform X1 — encoded protein: MASGTESDETADTPPLTNTIYKDPDDGRQRFLLELEFVQCLANPTYIHYLAQNRYFEDEAFIGYLKYLQYWQRPEYTKFIMYPHCLFFLEQLQNANFRNAMAHPVNKELAHRQQFYFWKNYRNNRLKHILPRPLPEPVAAPPTPAPPQQPVPPVPATTVSVTANAPAPSPMQYAAPPGSALAKNEARNSGVDRRKRKRMVKN
- the LOC117617883 gene encoding mediator of RNA polymerase II transcription subunit 31 isoform X2: MASGTESDETADTPPLTNTIYKDPDDGRQRFLLELEFVQCLANPTYIHYLAQNRYFEDEAFIGYLKYLQYWQRPEYTKFIMYPHCLFFLEQLQNANFRNAMAHPVNKELAHRQQFYFWKNYRNNRLKHILPRPLPEPVAAPPTPAPPQQPVPPVPATTVSVTANAPAPSPMQYAAPPGSALAKNEARNSGVDRRKRKKEG
- the LOC117617879 gene encoding glutamate dehydrogenase 2, which codes for MNALAATSRNFRNAARILGLDAKIEKSLLIPFREIKVECTIPKDDGSLVSYVGFRVQHDNARGPMKGGIRYHPEVDPDEVNALAQLMTWKTAVADIPYGGAKGGIGCTPRELSKSELERLTRVFTQKIHDLIGTHTDVPAPDMGTNAQTMAWILDEYSKFHGHSPAVVTGKPIDLGGSLGREAATGRGVVFGTEALLAEYGKSVKDLTFVIQGFGNVGSWAARLIHERGGKVIAVSDITGAIKNPNGIDITELIKHKESTGSLLNFGGGDNMDPNELLVHECDVLIPSALGGVLNRENASSVKAKFIVEAANHPTDPEADEILSKKGVIILPDIYANAGGVTVSYFEWVQNIQGFMWDEEKVNNELQRYMTRAFHNIKNMCKTHECNLRMGAFTLGVNRVARATVLRGWEA
- the LOC117617882 gene encoding light-harvesting complex-like protein 3 isotype 1, chloroplastic, giving the protein MASLAISASLQTVCSSHQATKKQQPKSRPAARSLGTKEATHHVVALDVKAQNGLNIEKQEKSALRIDRPEAEDAADYKSQHGLGTELPVVEFNDERWKNGTWDLNMFSKDGKLDWDGIILAGRAAMVGFFMAYVVDALTGLGVVGQTGNFISKAGFFVAVIAIIFIRRTQDFENLKKLADEATFYDKQWQASWIDRNATSGSLDQTGKKI